TCAGGTTCTACAAAAAACAGTAAGAGAATTGGTCGTGGTACCGGTTCGGGACGCGGTGGTACATCTACACGTGGACACAAAGGTGCTGGATCTCGTTCAGGTCATAAAACCAAAATTGGTTTTGAGGGTGGACAGATGCCATTACAACGTCGTGTACCTAAGGTAGGTTTCAAACCTATTAACCGTGTTGAATATGTAAGCGTTAACTTAGACGTATTACAAGGATTAGCAGAGAAATTTAGCTTAACTACAATTGATTTTGCTACATTGCAGGATCATGGTTTAGCTCATAAAAATGACCTTGTTAAAATTCTTGGTCGTGGTGAAGTTAAAACTAAGTTAGAAGTTAAAGCACATGCTTTTTCTGCAACCGCACAAAAAGCTATTGAGGCTGTTGGAGGCTCAATCGAAAAATTGTAATTAATGAAGAAGCTGTTTACTACTTTAAGTAATATTTGGAAAATTCAAGAATTGAAAGAGCGTATTGTATTTACGCTCATGATTCTTTTGGTTTATAGGTTTGTATCTCATGTGGTTCTTCCAGGTGTTGATGCAACTCTTTTAGGCAATAATGAGAAGTCTGGACTTTTGGGTCTCTTGGATATGTTTGCCGGAGGTTCGTTTTCACGGGTATCTATCCTTGCCTTGGGTGTTATGCCTTATATTTCTGCCTCAATTGTAGTTCAGCTATTAGGTATTGCTGTTCCTTCCTTCCAGAAAATGCAAAAGGAGGGTGAAAGTGGCAGGAAGAAACTAAATCAAATTACGCGTTACCTGACGGTAGCCATTACAGCTGTTCAGGCTGTAGGTTATGTTAAAACACAGGTTCCAGCAGAAGCAATCGTTATTGATCATGCTTTGTTTTATGTAATGGCAACATTCGTGTTGGCAGCAGGAACATTGTTTGTGATGTGGTTAGGTGAGAAAATCACCGATAAAGGTATTGGAAATGGTATTTCACTAATCATTATGGTTGGTATTATCGCCAGATTGCCAATCGCTTTATATCAGGAGGTTACTTCAAGATTTGTTGGCGCAGGCTTAATAGCCCTTGTTGTGGAAATCGTAGCCTTATTTGCAGTAGTGATGTTTACCATCATGATTGTTCAGGGTGTACGTAAAGTACCTGTTCAATATGCGAAAAGGATTGTGGGTAACAGACAATTTGGTGGGGTAAGACAGTA
This region of Pedobacter steynii genomic DNA includes:
- the rplO gene encoding 50S ribosomal protein L15 → MNLSNLKPASGSTKNSKRIGRGTGSGRGGTSTRGHKGAGSRSGHKTKIGFEGGQMPLQRRVPKVGFKPINRVEYVSVNLDVLQGLAEKFSLTTIDFATLQDHGLAHKNDLVKILGRGEVKTKLEVKAHAFSATAQKAIEAVGGSIEKL
- the secY gene encoding preprotein translocase subunit SecY, with the protein product MKKLFTTLSNIWKIQELKERIVFTLMILLVYRFVSHVVLPGVDATLLGNNEKSGLLGLLDMFAGGSFSRVSILALGVMPYISASIVVQLLGIAVPSFQKMQKEGESGRKKLNQITRYLTVAITAVQAVGYVKTQVPAEAIVIDHALFYVMATFVLAAGTLFVMWLGEKITDKGIGNGISLIIMVGIIARLPIALYQEVTSRFVGAGLIALVVEIVALFAVVMFTIMIVQGVRKVPVQYAKRIVGNRQFGGVRQYIPLKVNAAGVMPIIFAQALMFIPGFIPQFFPSLQNTWLVQFSDYTSLAYSLTFGFLIIAFTFFYTAITVNPTQMSDDMKKNGGFIPGIKPGLATSSFIDDVISKITFPGAVFLAIIAILPSIAVKFGIKSEFAHFYGGTSLLILVGVVLDTLQQIESYLLMRHYDGLMKTGRVTGRTGIPAAASGSNAVI